Below is a genomic region from Lawsonia intracellularis PHE/MN1-00.
ATTTTTTAAAAGACATTCATATGTTGCATCTTCCTGAGATTGAATTTCAATATTCTTCATAGGAGGTATTATGTTTTTTCTTTTGTTAAAAATTATATTTCTTTTTGAAAAAGGCCATAGAAATGATCTCCAAAATATTTTTTTGTAGTAAAGTAACGTACAAAAAAATAAGCAACTTGATGAAGTATTTTCATCCTAGTACTCATGACATTTTTTTGAGCATTATTATATGCCACAGGAAACCATTTACAAATATCTCTATAAAGAGGAGAAATGAGAGGGAATCCAGCATACAATGTTGTAATAGGTTTAACACCAAGAGTTTCTAAAAAAGATTCTACTTCTTTTTTCTTAAAGTTGCGAACATGTCCAATAAGTTTTTCATAACTTCTCATCTTACCTGTAGGAAAAGAAAGTAAAAGGTACTTATTTGTTTTTGCAACTAAAGAGGTTAGCAAACTTTGCCAATCATCTACATGTTCTAACACTTCAAAAGCAGAAATAAGATCAAACATTCCAAAATTATCTTTTGTTATATCTCCAACACGAAATGTTAGATTTTTTTTGTTATGTACCTTATTAGCCACTTCTATTCCATTCTCTGCTAAATCAAAACCATGGACATAAGCATTAGGAAAAAAATTTGCTAGTGTTACTGTGTGGATACCTATTCCACATCCATAGTCTGCTATTTCATATATATATATATGATTACAGTATTTTTGTAATATACTTACAATTCTATCCGTATGATACCTGAACATAAAACTATGTGTTAGATAATGGATAGCACCTTCTGTCCACTTTGTTTCATAAAAATTTTTATTATAATCTGTAATCGTCATATTCATTTTTGTTAACTAACTTATAGAAAACTAAAACTATATTAATTAGAAGAGAACAGTCATAACTATTATTTTTTTTTAATTATTACAACTAAATATTCAACATAAATAAATATAAAAAAGATAAAGGTTGTACCAATATCTTTTTAAATAAATATATATTATATATTGAAGTAGCAGCTATGAATAAAGTATATTGTAATTAGTTAGCCTTTTCAAAAAGACCAATAAATTGATCTCCAAAATATTTTTTTGTTGAACAACAGGATGCAAGAAAATACATAACATGGTGAAGAAGTTCTACTTTTCTACTCATAATATTATAATACGCTTTTTCATATGTATTTGAAAGCCATCCACATGCTTCTCGATAAATAGGTGAAAAAAATGGGAATCCAGCATATAAAACTAATAGGGGTTTAACACCAAGAGTTTCTAAAAAGGATTCTACTTCTTTTCTTTTGAAATTACGTAAATGTCCTCCCATTTTTTCATACTTTCTCATTCTCCCTACAGGAAAGGAAAACAATAAATACTTCCTTGAGTTGTTAACAAATTTTTCAAGGAGTAGTTTCCAGTCTTCAATATGTTCTAATACTTCAAATGCACTAATAAGATCAAAAGTTCCAAAATCTTCATTAGTTACATCTTTAGTATGAAAACTAAGATTACTTCTTTTATTATATTTATTAGCAATCGCTATCCCTTGCTCAGAAAAATCAAACCCATAAACTTGAGCATTGGGGAAACACTTTGCGAGTGTTACTGTATGTAAACCTAAACCACACCCACAGTCAGCTATTCTATATATATATATATTCAAAGCATTCTTATAGTGTGTTAATATGTAATTTATAAGGAATGATTGATAACGGTGTATAAAACTTTTTTTCATATATTGTAGAGTTTCTGGTTTCCATCTTTCAGCATATATCATCTTATTATCAATCATTTCTTTGACCTTTCTATTTCCTGAATCAAGGATTACATATTTAATAAAGTTTAAGTAATTATTTATAAACAAATATAACAAATATAGATCAACTAACTTTATGATATTTGTTCATTTTTTATTATTTTCTATTTTTTTGGACAAGAGATCTATATACCCTCTTTAAGTCAATAAGGTTATTCGCATAATAACCAAAATATCCCCATTTACTTATAGCAAAAAGGTATGCTCTAACAATAAGACGTTCAATCTTACGAGATAAACTTTTTGAATATGGCCAATACGAAAGGATTTTTTCACCATATAATCTGTTAATATCCGAAGCACGATATTTATTAATAACAGAATAAAAATAATCCATCTTATATTGTTTACATTCAATACAGGCTTTTGGTTTTTTCTTTAATTCTATGAGATCCTTTAAAGAATAATCAAATATTGATCCTAATAATGCATGTTCAACAAATTGATTAACCACACAGCAAACAACAACATTTGCATTTTCATCGAGCATAAGAACTCGTTCATGTTCACACCAATAATTTGAAGGAGAAGAATTAAGAATTTTATTTAACTGTTTTTCATCATGAAGAAAAAGATCTTTTGAAATCCTTTCCTTTGTATTTAGATCAATTTTACCTGAAAGAAAATCTTTAAAAACTCTATAATCTACAACATATGCTAAGTAATCATGTAAAATCATTCCATGTTCATTAGCAAAGGCTTCTGCGTCCTTAAGCTGCTCAAAGTTATATATATATATATGAAATACAAGAAGGGCTTCTCCGACAAAACCACATCTTCTTAACTCTGTCAGTAGCCGGACAATATTCTGTTTTGTCTTCTCAAAACTAAATCCATGTGCTGCTTTATAGCATTCATCAGAAAACCCTGGCATAGAAAATATAATTCTATCAAGATTTTTTAATAATGTAGTATCGTTAAAGGAAGCTCTTACAGATCCATTTGAACTAAGTGTATAATGTAAACCTAAAGAATTCATTACATCAAAAATGTCACTAAGATTAGGATGCAAAAATGGTTCACCTTTATTAAAAAGATCAACTATTGTATTTTTATTTATAATTCCTTCATTAAGCATATATGTTAAAGTTTTATGCAGAAACTCTGGTGTAAGAGGCGTTTGATTTGAAGGTTCATGAAAAAGATTTGCTCTACCTGTAGGACAATAATAACATATTGCATTACAACGTGGGGTAACTTCAAAAATTAAATTTGAATAAGGCTTCATAACTCATACCAGTTTTTATAAGTTAATTTTGTAACTATTTATAATTCAATAATAAAGTAGATTATAACTACTATGAGTTATCTTTAATGTAAAGATTGTCTTATTATAATAAGATATAGATAGATAACTCTATCTAAAGTAGAGTAAAAATTTTTTTCTATCTATAAGAGAACTTATTGGGATAATTGTATTATTAAAGAAGTAAAATTAAGAAATTTTTTCAAAAAATCCAATAAAGTCACCACCAATTTTTTTTGAACAACATTTTGTATAAAAAAAATACATTATATCGTATACTCTTTTTAAAAAGAAAGAAGGCTTTTTTGCCATAGTATTATGGATTGTTCCACGTTGTAACTCAATTGCTATTTTTGTAATAGGATAATAAAATGGGAATCCCCAATAAAAAGCATTGAGTAGTTTATATCCAGAAGCTAACATATATTCTTTTATTTCATATTTTTTAAAATGTCTAAAATGTTCTCTTAAATCATTTTTATACATTTTCCCTATTGGTACAAATATAATGATATATTTTATATTAGATTGAACCCAATAATCTATAACAGACTCCCATACTTGTATATGCTCAAGAACATAAAAAGAAACAAGTAGGTCATATGGTGTTGTTAGATAATAACTACTATTAATGTCACAATATTCAAATGTTACTTGCTCAGGATCTTCCCCCCCCCCCCTCCCATACAAACGGGAGGCATAATTAATACCTTCTTTTGAAAAATCAACACCCTTTATTTTAGCATTAGGAAAAATTTTTATTAAATTGTATGTCTTTGACCCATCACCACAACCAACATCAACAATACTTTTGATTTGGGACACATCAAAATTACATAACAATTTTTTTAAAAGGTATAAAATATACCTAGCAGCAAGGCTATCTCTTTTATCCCATGAATGTTGAGAATAAAATGAATTATATATTTTTTGGTTATTATTGGGACAATCTTCTTTTAACATTTATCTCTCTTTCTTTTTAAACTTAGTATCTTTTTTATAAAGATAATTCCTGACTTTATACTACGTAATCCTTCTTCAGGGTCATGGATTGCTTGTTTAAGTTTCATCAAAATATATGCTGGTCGTAAATGATATTTACGCAGATTCTGATTACATAAATCAACCAATTCTTGACCTGTAAATATATCAGTATCTATCACACAATTATGACTACCATCTTCTGTAAGCCATTGAGAAAAATCCTCTGTCTTCAAATAACCATTTTCTTTTGCCCAAGTATATGCTTCTGTCCCTGGATAAACATATAGTGGATAAAATTGCATAGAATCACAGTTAATTTTAAGAGCAAAACGATAATTTTCTTTTTGTACTTCTAGGGAATCTCCTGGTGTTCCAGCCATAATGCAACCATGTACCATAATTCCTGCTTTTTGGGCATCTTTAGCAAACTGGTAATAATTTTTGATCTTTTCGTTTTTATGCATTTGATCAAGTGCAGACTGAACTCCACTTTCAAAACCAACAGTTACTAAACGACAACCTGCCTTTTTCATAAGAAAAAGTGTTTCATAATCTACATCTCCACGGACATTACAATACCATGTCATATTAAGTTTTTCTTCAATAAGTAACTGACAAATTTTCCTTACTCTTGCAGTATTAACAGTAAAACAATCATCTTCAATTCCAATCTCTTTAAGATCAGGGAAATTTTCTTTAATATATTTAAATTCAGCTACAATATTTTCAGGAGAACGAGGTCGATAACGTCGACTGTGAAATACTTGAGGGTATAAACAAAAGAAGCATTTAAATGGACAGCCCCTACCTGTGATAATCATAACCATAGGGTATTTTGCAGCTGCAAAAAAATAATTTTTGTAATTTAAATATTTTTTATAAACAGACGTAACAAAAGGAAGGGAATCAAGATCTTCAATCTTTTCTCTTTCAGCTGTTTTTATATATTCTTCATTATGACGAAAAACTAGACCAGGGACATTATGTAAAGACAACTTTTGTTCTAAAGCATGTGCTATATCACGAATTGTAAAATCATACTCTCCAATAGTTACTGCATCAATACTTTTCGAAAGATTAAGTGTATCCTCTGGCAGTGCTGAAGGATGTGTCCCAACAAGAATAACAAAACAATGAGGGAAACGTCTTTTGATTTCATCTCCTACTTTAACATCACTATAAATAGAAGCAGTACTAGTATCCAATACAGCTATATCTGGGATAAAATCTTCTAGTAAAGTAAAAATATCTTGTAATTCTAAATTATCAGCAGGAGCATCTATAAATCTTACATCATGCCCATTTTGCTCTGCTACACCGACAGCATATGCTAACCAAAATGGATAATAAAGTGTTCCCCCTTTTGTTATAGCTGGACTACGTGATGTACGAGAAAACCGACCTTTAAACGGAGGATTTAAAAAAAAGATTTTCACAATAGACTCTTTTAATTTTAAGGTTAGTAATCTTCTATTTTAAAAGAAAAATAAGACCAATAAAAACAAAAAGAACTCCAACTCCTCTAGTAATTGATAGTGTTTCATGTAAAAAAAATAATCCGCCACCAATAATCATTAAATATACTAAAGGAACGTATAAAGAAAAACTTTCAGTAATACCATATTTTGTTAATAATAAAGCAAAAAATACACCTGCTATCCAACTTAGAATCATCCCTAAAATCCATAAGTAACCGCTGGTTACTATATAGCAAATCCCCTGTGTAAAGTCTAAATTTTTTCCTCCATATCTCATCAAAAGTGTACCAGTTGCTGCAATAATCCCATTAAGTAGTAGATATAATTTTATATTTATATTCATCATATTAGCTAAGATTTGACCTGGATAGAATCCATCCAATGATGAAGAATAATTGCATGACAAGACTCACATTCTCCATATGCATTTGTTGGAACATAAAAATTTAAATCTCCGAGTTGTCGAACAGTATTACTAAAATGTTTACCAGTTAAACTTACACAAAAAATTTGTTTTTCTTGCATAGATTGTGCTAGACGGATTGTATTAACAACATTAGGTGATTCACCAGAACAACTAATTACAACAAGCATATCCCCAGAACAAACATCTCGTGCAAAAGGCACTGAAAAAACATATTCGAACCCTAAATCATTTCCAATAGCTGTTAAAAGCGATAAGTCTGTAAAAACTTTTGTATTTATTTGAGCATTCTTAGTTAAATCAGCTGAAAAATGACTAGCCATAGACGCAGAAGCGCCATTGCCTATAAAAAAGACTGTCCTGTTAGTATTACGTAATTCT
It encodes:
- a CDS encoding radical SAM protein, with the translated sequence MKPYSNLIFEVTPRCNAICYYCPTGRANLFHEPSNQTPLTPEFLHKTLTYMLNEGIINKNTIVDLFNKGEPFLHPNLSDIFDVMNSLGLHYTLSSNGSVRASFNDTTLLKNLDRIIFSMPGFSDECYKAAHGFSFEKTKQNIVRLLTELRRCGFVGEALLVFHIYIYNFEQLKDAEAFANEHGMILHDYLAYVVDYRVFKDFLSGKIDLNTKERISKDLFLHDEKQLNKILNSSPSNYWCEHERVLMLDENANVVVCCVVNQFVEHALLGSIFDYSLKDLIELKKKPKACIECKQYKMDYFYSVINKYRASDINRLYGEKILSYWPYSKSLSRKIERLIVRAYLFAISKWGYFGYYANNLIDLKRVYRSLVQKNRK
- a CDS encoding class I SAM-dependent methyltransferase, which codes for MIDNKMIYAERWKPETLQYMKKSFIHRYQSFLINYILTHYKNALNIYIYRIADCGCGLGLHTVTLAKCFPNAQVYGFDFSEQGIAIANKYNKRSNLSFHTKDVTNEDFGTFDLISAFEVLEHIEDWKLLLEKFVNNSRKYLLFSFPVGRMRKYEKMGGHLRNFKRKEVESFLETLGVKPLLVLYAGFPFFSPIYREACGWLSNTYEKAYYNIMSRKVELLHHVMYFLASCCSTKKYFGDQFIGLFEKAN
- a CDS encoding B12-binding domain-containing radical SAM protein, with protein sequence MKIFFLNPPFKGRFSRTSRSPAITKGGTLYYPFWLAYAVGVAEQNGHDVRFIDAPADNLELQDIFTLLEDFIPDIAVLDTSTASIYSDVKVGDEIKRRFPHCFVILVGTHPSALPEDTLNLSKSIDAVTIGEYDFTIRDIAHALEQKLSLHNVPGLVFRHNEEYIKTAEREKIEDLDSLPFVTSVYKKYLNYKNYFFAAAKYPMVMIITGRGCPFKCFFCLYPQVFHSRRYRPRSPENIVAEFKYIKENFPDLKEIGIEDDCFTVNTARVRKICQLLIEEKLNMTWYCNVRGDVDYETLFLMKKAGCRLVTVGFESGVQSALDQMHKNEKIKNYYQFAKDAQKAGIMVHGCIMAGTPGDSLEVQKENYRFALKINCDSMQFYPLYVYPGTEAYTWAKENGYLKTEDFSQWLTEDGSHNCVIDTDIFTGQELVDLCNQNLRKYHLRPAYILMKLKQAIHDPEEGLRSIKSGIIFIKKILSLKRKRDKC
- a CDS encoding SIS domain-containing protein: MQISWNNYVQRISKLLTSVEVSISGGNSLSLEDGFIHWVQKTEELRNTNRTVFFIGNGASASMASHFSADLTKNAQINTKVFTDLSLLTAIGNDLGFEYVFSVPFARDVCSGDMLVVISCSGESPNVVNTIRLAQSMQEKQIFCVSLTGKHFSNTVRQLGDLNFYVPTNAYGECESCHAIILHHWMDSIQVKS
- a CDS encoding class I SAM-dependent methyltransferase, which encodes MTITDYNKNFYETKWTEGAIHYLTHSFMFRYHTDRIVSILQKYCNHIYIYEIADYGCGIGIHTVTLANFFPNAYVHGFDLAENGIEVANKVHNKKNLTFRVGDITKDNFGMFDLISAFEVLEHVDDWQSLLTSLVAKTNKYLLLSFPTGKMRSYEKLIGHVRNFKKKEVESFLETLGVKPITTLYAGFPLISPLYRDICKWFPVAYNNAQKNVMSTRMKILHQVAYFFVRYFTTKKYFGDHFYGLFQKEI
- a CDS encoding class I SAM-dependent methyltransferase encodes the protein MLKEDCPNNNQKIYNSFYSQHSWDKRDSLAARYILYLLKKLLCNFDVSQIKSIVDVGCGDGSKTYNLIKIFPNAKIKGVDFSKEGINYASRLYGRGGGEDPEQVTFEYCDINSSYYLTTPYDLLVSFYVLEHIQVWESVIDYWVQSNIKYIIIFVPIGKMYKNDLREHFRHFKKYEIKEYMLASGYKLLNAFYWGFPFYYPITKIAIELQRGTIHNTMAKKPSFFLKRVYDIMYFFYTKCCSKKIGGDFIGFFEKIS